A region from the Brassica napus cultivar Da-Ae chromosome C8, Da-Ae, whole genome shotgun sequence genome encodes:
- the LOC125591593 gene encoding uncharacterized protein LOC125591593 isoform X3 gives MDSATPKKRRCLLFDLNQPAEPLAAAEAIQDPPQAVEPQPQETINGQYTCPSNFRDRCALFGCEVALQSPQEEVYYCCSNLFQFSELWSSSETKAYQVYDGLEKDRREPLSFACLLLKLDGVDSGIPTLDTDLVFSKVPWETGDVFRQSYVPTYTSRDWFFFAKPPPTHKRLTSEYGMDCQWHAQHHKLIPFDQQYIRSTTHNLRTNQKSEKERHGEWRLYQFLYKGLSLYCLSHIVTPKEPKPARPSSKTTKTKAPDSSDDAQGEGEGSGERDKNQGKESTTSTTTTSNVANHNLGSQFLSNVKTFTPDGAVMIHTKNIFVVDPVLEDKAFSVSDINSGWCKLAQVEEDDAFGHAGQRKK, from the exons CTGTTTGATCTAAATCAGCCTGCAGAACCATTAGCAGCTGCTGAAGCAATACAAGATCCACCACAAGCTGTGGAACCTCAACCACAAGAGACCATCAACGGGCAATACACATGTCCTAGTAACTTCAGAGACAGGTGTGCCCTGTTTGGTTGTGAAGTAGCTCTTCAGTCTCCTCAAGAAGAGGTCTATTACTGCTGTAGCAACCTTTTCCAGTTCTCTGAACTATGGTCCTCCTCTGAAACAAAGGCATACCAAGTTTACGATGGCTTGGAAAAGGACAGAAGAGAACCCTTGTCGTTTGCTTGCCTCCTTCTCAAACTTGATGGAGTTGATTCTGGGATTCCAACCCTGGATACAGACCTTGTTTTCTCCAAGGTTCCTTGGGAGACGGGAGATGTCTTCCGGCAAAGCTACGTACCAACTTACACAAGCCGGGATTGGTTCTTCTTTGCTAAACCTCCTCCAACTCACAAGAGATTGACCTCTGAGTATGGTATGGACTGCCAGTGGCATGCACAGCATCACAAACTGATACCCTTTGACCAGCAGTATATTAGATCCACTACTCATAACCTCCGTACGAATCAGAAATCGGAGAAAGAAAGACATGGTGAGTGGAGGTTATATCAGTTTCTGTACAAAGGCCTTTCCTTGTACTGCCTTTCACACATAGTCACCCCCAAAGAACCAAAACCTGCTCGACCATCTTCAAAAACGACAAAGACAAAGGCTCCCGACTCTAGTGATGATGCTCAAGGGGAAGGTGAAGGCAGTGGAGAAAGGGATAAGAATCAAGGCAAAGAGTCCACCACGTCTACAACTACCACATCAAATGTTGCAAACCACAATCTCGGTTCTCAATTCTTGTCAAACGTCAAAACTTTCACACCAGATGGTGCCGTAATGATTCATACCAAG AACATCTTTGTGGTAGACCCCGTTTTGGAAGACAAGGCTTTCTCTGTGAGTGACATTAATAGCGGATGGTGTAAGCTCGCTCAG gttgaagaagatgatgcgtTCGGCCACGCGGGTCAAAGGAAGAAGTGA
- the LOC125591593 gene encoding uncharacterized protein LOC125591593 isoform X1 — MDSATPKKRRCLLFDLNQPAEPLAAAEAIQDPPQAVEPQPQETINGQYTCPSNFRDRCALFGCEVALQSPQEEVYYCCSNLFQFSELWSSSETKAYQVYDGLEKDRREPLSFACLLLKLDGVDSGIPTLDTDLVFSKVPWETGDVFRQSYVPTYTSRDWFFFAKPPPTHKRLTSEYGMDCQWHAQHHKLIPFDQQYIRSTTHNLRTNQKSEKERHGEWRLYQFLYKGLSLYCLSHIVTPKEPKPARPSSKTTKTKAPDSSDDAQGEGEGSGERDKNQGKESTTSTTTTSNVANHNLGSQFLSNVKTFTPDGAVMIHTKNIFVVDPVLEDKAFSVSDINSGWCKLAQLRKASTISGYANPIQDFEGMISRRVGNAWNDRAFSDMEIILKGLVLEQVEEDDAFGHAGQRRK; from the exons CTGTTTGATCTAAATCAGCCTGCAGAACCATTAGCAGCTGCTGAAGCAATACAAGATCCACCACAAGCTGTGGAACCTCAACCACAAGAGACCATCAACGGGCAATACACATGTCCTAGTAACTTCAGAGACAGGTGTGCCCTGTTTGGTTGTGAAGTAGCTCTTCAGTCTCCTCAAGAAGAGGTCTATTACTGCTGTAGCAACCTTTTCCAGTTCTCTGAACTATGGTCCTCCTCTGAAACAAAGGCATACCAAGTTTACGATGGCTTGGAAAAGGACAGAAGAGAACCCTTGTCGTTTGCTTGCCTCCTTCTCAAACTTGATGGAGTTGATTCTGGGATTCCAACCCTGGATACAGACCTTGTTTTCTCCAAGGTTCCTTGGGAGACGGGAGATGTCTTCCGGCAAAGCTACGTACCAACTTACACAAGCCGGGATTGGTTCTTCTTTGCTAAACCTCCTCCAACTCACAAGAGATTGACCTCTGAGTATGGTATGGACTGCCAGTGGCATGCACAGCATCACAAACTGATACCCTTTGACCAGCAGTATATTAGATCCACTACTCATAACCTCCGTACGAATCAGAAATCGGAGAAAGAAAGACATGGTGAGTGGAGGTTATATCAGTTTCTGTACAAAGGCCTTTCCTTGTACTGCCTTTCACACATAGTCACCCCCAAAGAACCAAAACCTGCTCGACCATCTTCAAAAACGACAAAGACAAAGGCTCCCGACTCTAGTGATGATGCTCAAGGGGAAGGTGAAGGCAGTGGAGAAAGGGATAAGAATCAAGGCAAAGAGTCCACCACGTCTACAACTACCACATCAAATGTTGCAAACCACAATCTCGGTTCTCAATTCTTGTCAAACGTCAAAACTTTCACACCAGATGGTGCCGTAATGATTCATACCAAG AACATCTTTGTGGTAGACCCCGTTTTGGAAGACAAGGCTTTCTCTGTGAGTGACATTAATAGCGGATGGTGTAAGCTCGCTCAG TTGAGAAAGGCTTCTACGATATCTGGATATGCAAACCCAATTCAAGATTTTGAAGGCATGATATCCCGTAGAGTTGGCAATGCTTGGAACGATAGAGCATTCAGTGACATGGAGATAATACTTAAAGGCTTGGTCTTGGAACAG gttgaagaagatgatgcgtTCGGCCACGCGGGTCAAAGGAGGAAGTGA
- the LOC125591593 gene encoding uncharacterized protein LOC125591593 isoform X2: MDSATPKKRRCLLFDLNQPAEPLAAAEAIQDPPQAVEPQPQETINGQYTCPSNFRDRCALFGCEVALQSPQEEVYYCCSNLFQFSELWSSSETKAYQVYDGLEKDRREPLSFACLLLKLDGVDSGIPTLDTDLVFSKVPWETGDVFRQSYVPTYTSRDWFFFAKPPPTHKRLTSEYGMDCQWHAQHHKLIPFDQQYIRSTTHNLRTNQKSEKERHGEWRLYQFLYKGLSLYCLSHIVTPKEPKPARPSSKTTKTKAPDSSDDAQGEGEGSGERDKNQGKESTTSTTTTSNVANHNLGSQFLSNVKTFTPDGAVMIHTKNIFVVDPVLEDKAFSVSDINSGWCKLAQVEEDDAFGHAGQRRK, from the exons CTGTTTGATCTAAATCAGCCTGCAGAACCATTAGCAGCTGCTGAAGCAATACAAGATCCACCACAAGCTGTGGAACCTCAACCACAAGAGACCATCAACGGGCAATACACATGTCCTAGTAACTTCAGAGACAGGTGTGCCCTGTTTGGTTGTGAAGTAGCTCTTCAGTCTCCTCAAGAAGAGGTCTATTACTGCTGTAGCAACCTTTTCCAGTTCTCTGAACTATGGTCCTCCTCTGAAACAAAGGCATACCAAGTTTACGATGGCTTGGAAAAGGACAGAAGAGAACCCTTGTCGTTTGCTTGCCTCCTTCTCAAACTTGATGGAGTTGATTCTGGGATTCCAACCCTGGATACAGACCTTGTTTTCTCCAAGGTTCCTTGGGAGACGGGAGATGTCTTCCGGCAAAGCTACGTACCAACTTACACAAGCCGGGATTGGTTCTTCTTTGCTAAACCTCCTCCAACTCACAAGAGATTGACCTCTGAGTATGGTATGGACTGCCAGTGGCATGCACAGCATCACAAACTGATACCCTTTGACCAGCAGTATATTAGATCCACTACTCATAACCTCCGTACGAATCAGAAATCGGAGAAAGAAAGACATGGTGAGTGGAGGTTATATCAGTTTCTGTACAAAGGCCTTTCCTTGTACTGCCTTTCACACATAGTCACCCCCAAAGAACCAAAACCTGCTCGACCATCTTCAAAAACGACAAAGACAAAGGCTCCCGACTCTAGTGATGATGCTCAAGGGGAAGGTGAAGGCAGTGGAGAAAGGGATAAGAATCAAGGCAAAGAGTCCACCACGTCTACAACTACCACATCAAATGTTGCAAACCACAATCTCGGTTCTCAATTCTTGTCAAACGTCAAAACTTTCACACCAGATGGTGCCGTAATGATTCATACCAAG AACATCTTTGTGGTAGACCCCGTTTTGGAAGACAAGGCTTTCTCTGTGAGTGACATTAATAGCGGATGGTGTAAGCTCGCTCAG gttgaagaagatgatgcgtTCGGCCACGCGGGTCAAAGGAGGAAGTGA